The Paenibacillus sp. FSL H7-0357 nucleotide sequence GGAGATATTGTAATGACAGAAGAGCTGTTTGCGATCCTTCCGCAGAATCATCCGCTTGCCGGAGAGAAGGTAATCCGGCTTGAACAGCTGCGGGAAGAAAAGTTCGTCTTGTTCAGCCAGGGATATTCACTGAGGCCGATCGTATGGCAAGCCTGCCTGCAGGCAGGGTTTAAGCCGCAGATTGCTTTTGAGGGCGGAGAGACTGATACCATACGGGGTTTGGTTGCCGCTGGCATGGGAGTGAGCCTGCTGCCGGAAACGGCATTGTATCAGACCAATCCTATGCAGCCGGCTCAAGTGAGGGTGATAGATCCCGTTGTGACCAGAACGGTGGGAATCATTCACCGCAGTGAGGGCAAGCTGCCGCTGGTAGCCCGCTCCTTCCGCACTTTCCTGCTGACATATTTCAAAGATAGAAATAACAATACCCCGGTCGGCTCGTAGCCTTCCGGGGTATTTGCTCTGTATATCGACAGCGGGTTAACTAGATGGTTTAATCACGATTTCCCAAGAACATCATGATCAGACGCAGCAGTTCAAGCAGGGAGACCAGAGCGGCAGCAACATAAGTTAAGGCAGCTGCATTCAGGACCTTGGCTACGCCGCGCTCTTCCTCGTTGCGGATGTAGCCTTGCTCAACCATGACCTGGCGGGCCCGGCTGCTGGCGTTGAATTCAACCGGCAATGTGACAAGCTGAAAGGCTACTGCAGCCGAGAAGAAGATAATACCGAGACCAATAAGATTCAATGAGCTGAAAATAAATCCTGCCAACAGCATGAAGGGGGCTACGCCGGAAGCGAAATTGACAACCGGGAACATCCGGTGGCGCAGTGTGAGCATTGGATAATGTTCTTTATGCTGAATGGCATGGCCGATCTCGTGACATGCGACAGAAACAGCGGCGATGGAGCTTTCATAGTATACAGGCTCCGACAGGCGCACAACCCGGTGGACCGGATCATAATGGTCGGAAAGGGTGCCGCGCACAGGCTCGATCGGTACATCATAAAGGCCATTGGCATCAAGCATGCGCCGTGCGGCTTCATAACCTGTCAAACCATTCATGTTGGCAACCTTGGACCATTTATTAAAGTTGCCTTTAACTCTGAACTGAGCCCACAACGAGAATAGAAAAGCGATAATAACTAACAGGTACATCAAAGGCATCATATAACATTCCTCCACTATGGTGTAAAAATAGTATTTACATTGGCGGCCCCTGCAAGAGCAGCAGCCGGATCGCCTCCATGCACGCAACGCCCTGCGGAAGCAGTGCTGACAGCGCTCGTTTGGCTTGGACCGGTTTCAGTCCGCTGATCATCGGTTCCAGTGCCTTCACTTCGCGCTCAAGCCGCTGCATCTGCAGCTCCAGCTCCACGAGTTTATCCGAAACATCGGTTTCTGGTGCGGCTGAATTCCACTTGCTCATCATGGTTTTAATTTCTTCCAATGTATATTTCTCATGCTTTAACTGATTGATACGTTCCAGAGCGATTAAAGTTTCATGGCTGTACAGCCGATAGTTCTTCATGCTTCTGGTTTCTGGTACAATGAGTCCCAGCTTCGTATAATAATCGATTGTACGTTCACTGATGCTAGCAGCTTTGGCCAGTTCGCCAATCCGGTACAGGATCATATCCCCAAGTTCTTCTCACCTCGCTAACAGAATCCGGCCGGTTTGATCCGGCGCTCTTCTTACTATATTTACACTTATAATGATATCAAATGATAAACCGTACAGTCAAACGTGACACTTACTTTAAGTATATGCAGGGTTAAAGCCAAAGATACCTTCGGAAAAGCAGGTCTTCCTTCTATAAGATTGTACACCAAGATTGTACACCGAATGGACCTTGCGATCTGCGGCATAATAACAAGGTTGGATGGGATCTATAATTATATTACACGATGTGTCATGTTTATTGGAGTGACGGAAGAGTGCGCTGCTTCTTTTGCTCATGAAAAGAATAGGGTTCGGCAAAATAAGCGTCATTCTCTTGATATATGTTCAGGATACTTAACATACAATACAGCATCTTGGATCATTTACATTAATGAAAATACATATTCATACATGGAGAAGTCCGTTTTTGCTGTATGCGTTTGCATGAATAAGTTTTGCTGATCGGCTGGAAACCTGTGATTCAACAACGAAAATGCGTAGCTACAGGCAAACAGTGAAGAAATCATGTGCCTCAAGAAATAAATCGCAACATTCATAAAAATAGTCTTGTCAATTTACCTGACTTCTGATTATAATGACATTAAGAGTTTCACGCTTTGTTAGAAAATATAACATTGGGGAGTGGGGTAAAGAATGAAAAAAAAGATGATAATGATGTTTCTGGCCATGATTACACTGATGGTCTACCCGGTCAGCGCATTTGCCGCTGAAGGTCCGGCAGCACCGGATCTCCAAATCGGATTGGATACGGCGTTTACTTTCCTGGCATTTATTCTTGTATTCTTTATGCAAGCGGGGTTTGCGATGCTTGAAGCCGGTTCGGTCCGGATGAAGAATGCAGGCCACGTAGCTGGTAAGACCGTATTGACACTCGCAATTGCCAGCTTGTGTTTCTGGGCACTGGGTTTTGGCCTGGGCTTCGGTAACGGCAACGGGTTCTTCGGAACTACAGGCTTCTTCTATGGTGGTGAAACACAAGCAGCATCATTCGATTCCCTGGCATTCTCAGATGTAACCTTAAACGTTAAATTCCTCTTCCAAATGGCTTTTGCCGCAGTTTCTCTGGCCATCGTATCCGGTGGTATGGCGGAACGCGCTAAGCTTAGTGTATACATTATCTTCGGAATTCTGTTCTCTGTAGTTATCTACCCTGTCGTAGCTCACTGGGTATGGGGCGGCGGCTGGTTGGCTGAACTGGGTATGCAGGACTATGCAGGTTCAACGGTTGTCCATCTTACAGGTGCAACGGCGGCTGTAGTCGCGACAATCTTGCTGAAACCCCGTCTTGGCAAGTTCAACAAAGAAGGCAAGCCGGTTATTATTCCGGGACATAACCAAGTATTCACAGTACTCGGTGTTATCATCCTCTGGTTCGGCTGGTTCGGATTTAACCCTGGTAGCGCGTTGTCTCCAATGGGCGGATTCTTCGGCCACGTAGCATTGACAACTAACCTGGCAGCTGCGGCTGGCGGTCTGGCTGCACTGATCGCTTCTTGGCTCTACTTCGGCAAGTCGGATATCCCGGCAATGCTGAACGGTGTTCTGGCTGCACTGGTTGCAATCACAGGCGCTTGTGCATTCGTAGTGCCTTGGGCGGCAATTCTTATCGGGTTTGTAGCGGGAGCATTCACTTTCATGACTTCACAATGGCTGGAACGTGCCGGCCTTGATGATCCAATCTATGCCTTCTCTGTACATGGTATCGCTGGGATGTGGGGAGCGGTGTCCACCGGGTTGTTCGCAACACCTGATCTGATCGCGGAAGGCGCGCTTGTTGGTAAACCCGGATTGTTCTACGGCGGCGGATTCCACCAGCTCGGCGTACAGGTGCTGGGTGTGGCAGGTACCTTTGTCTTCGTAGCAGTTCTGTCCTTCATCATTCTCTACGTAATTAAGTTGGCTATCGGCTTGCGTGTTACCGAAGAGGAAGAATTGATGGGCCTTGATATCAGTGAACATGGTACTTACGGTTATCCTGAACAAATGAAACTGATTGCAGAATCGGAATCCAAGACCCTTAAAAATTAACTACTTCATAGATGGGGGGCGGACCGAGTGGCTTCGATGGAGTCAGCAGAGTGGAATGAAGATAATAATTATTTGTCCATCGCAACGGCCGGTTCGCCGCAGGAGCTTAAGGCAAGGCGCACGGCCTGTCAAACCGTACTTCTGGTACAGTTAAACGTTGTTCCAATCGGGGAATGGATGACTCGTGTCAATGCAATGCATGACAGTATTGCGAAGGCGGCAGTAATCATATGTGAGGCGCAGATGAAAGAGGCGGGCTACGGCCCGCCTCCCTGCGCCTATTCCTTTATTGTGTTTGGCAGCGCAGGCAGGCAGGAAGCTACGCTCTGGAGTGATCAGGATAACGGCCTGATTGTGGAAGGGGAACCGGATGGGCTCAAGAAGAGTTATTTCCGGGCCTTTGGTGCGATGTTGTCGGATTTATTTGAACAAGTGGGTTATGAGAAATGCAGCGGCAAGGTGATGTGCTCCGAGCCGCTCTGGTGCAAGACACTGACGGAATGGAAAGAACAGCTGCAGAGCTGGATGCACCAGCTGGAATGGGAGCCGATACGTTATCTGATTATTTCCTCCGATATGCGCCATGTAGCCGGGAACGCGGAGTTATCCGCGGAGTGGCGGGAGGCTTTTCATGCCGGATTTATCGGCAACGAGAAGCTGTCCGCGGCGGTATTGCGCAATACAGTCCGCCACAAGGCGACACTAAATCTTCTTGGACAGGTACTGACGGAACGGTTCGGCGATTATGCCGGGGGATTTGATGTCAAATATGGTGTTTATATTCCGCTCGTGAATATTGTTAGACATTTGTCTTTATTTGAGGGAGTCTGGGACAGCTCCACGCTGAAGAGGCTGGAAGTATTGGGGGCGCTTGACAAGTACCAGCACCTTGAAGAGATCCGCCGGGCATTTTTGACCGCACTGCGGATGCGTGCGAACACTCCCTACAGTGTAAACGACGGCTTGTTGTCCAGCAGTGATTATATTGCTGAAAGTGATCTGAAGAATAAGCAGCTCATGTCCGAGCTGCGGGAAAGTCTGCTGCTTGTCAGGCGCCTGCACAGGGCACTGCAGCGTCAGCTCCGGTCAGCGGAAAGGAGACAGTCATGAAGGAGCCGAACAAAGGCGGCGGATTCTGGAACAACCTGAGACAAGGCGGAATGCCGTCCGCCATCGCGTCGATG carries:
- a CDS encoding zinc metallopeptidase: MMPLMYLLVIIAFLFSLWAQFRVKGNFNKWSKVANMNGLTGYEAARRMLDANGLYDVPIEPVRGTLSDHYDPVHRVVRLSEPVYYESSIAAVSVACHEIGHAIQHKEHYPMLTLRHRMFPVVNFASGVAPFMLLAGFIFSSLNLIGLGIIFFSAAVAFQLVTLPVEFNASSRARQVMVEQGYIRNEEERGVAKVLNAAALTYVAAALVSLLELLRLIMMFLGNRD
- a CDS encoding MerR family transcriptional regulator: MILYRIGELAKAASISERTIDYYTKLGLIVPETRSMKNYRLYSHETLIALERINQLKHEKYTLEEIKTMMSKWNSAAPETDVSDKLVELELQMQRLEREVKALEPMISGLKPVQAKRALSALLPQGVACMEAIRLLLLQGPPM
- a CDS encoding ammonium transporter, whose protein sequence is MKKKMIMMFLAMITLMVYPVSAFAAEGPAAPDLQIGLDTAFTFLAFILVFFMQAGFAMLEAGSVRMKNAGHVAGKTVLTLAIASLCFWALGFGLGFGNGNGFFGTTGFFYGGETQAASFDSLAFSDVTLNVKFLFQMAFAAVSLAIVSGGMAERAKLSVYIIFGILFSVVIYPVVAHWVWGGGWLAELGMQDYAGSTVVHLTGATAAVVATILLKPRLGKFNKEGKPVIIPGHNQVFTVLGVIILWFGWFGFNPGSALSPMGGFFGHVALTTNLAAAAGGLAALIASWLYFGKSDIPAMLNGVLAALVAITGACAFVVPWAAILIGFVAGAFTFMTSQWLERAGLDDPIYAFSVHGIAGMWGAVSTGLFATPDLIAEGALVGKPGLFYGGGFHQLGVQVLGVAGTFVFVAVLSFIILYVIKLAIGLRVTEEEELMGLDISEHGTYGYPEQMKLIAESESKTLKN
- a CDS encoding DUF294 nucleotidyltransferase-like domain-containing protein — its product is MESAEWNEDNNYLSIATAGSPQELKARRTACQTVLLVQLNVVPIGEWMTRVNAMHDSIAKAAVIICEAQMKEAGYGPPPCAYSFIVFGSAGRQEATLWSDQDNGLIVEGEPDGLKKSYFRAFGAMLSDLFEQVGYEKCSGKVMCSEPLWCKTLTEWKEQLQSWMHQLEWEPIRYLIISSDMRHVAGNAELSAEWREAFHAGFIGNEKLSAAVLRNTVRHKATLNLLGQVLTERFGDYAGGFDVKYGVYIPLVNIVRHLSLFEGVWDSSTLKRLEVLGALDKYQHLEEIRRAFLTALRMRANTPYSVNDGLLSSSDYIAESDLKNKQLMSELRESLLLVRRLHRALQRQLRSAERRQS